The Topomyia yanbarensis strain Yona2022 chromosome 3, ASM3024719v1, whole genome shotgun sequence nucleotide sequence aCCATTCAAAGTACGgtagatcgaattaattgccaaaatatcatttttttgccaacactgcgggggTACCAATGATATATCATGTAGCATACCAGaataacatcatatattttagatttaccacatttgtatgtttggatgaattattcaaaatccTTAGCTTAATTTATGGGCGTAGGTAGTTtggcaatagggcgtagtgagggcaGAGGGGGAGAGGAACTTTTATATATGGAAATTTGAGttgaaataactgaaatattgtcgagttggaatgttcagatatattattttaaaacatttacacaatccACCAGAGCCCCaattcaaaaacaatttttacttcaggtgatcgaacagcatcgaaaAGAGCGTCCTATCAAATCATGgtgcgtattaaactgaaatataatcaatgcaatcctctgaaatatcaactcgacatcagttgattcagtctgcaaCTTTACTTCCATTTATATAAGTCAATGCAGAAGGATACGTTTCGTTTTGTatgtttcgtttcatcgttactaATATGCATAGGAATttgtgcaaatgttttaaaataattcatctgaacatttcaactcgacaatatttcagttatttcagattcaatttctatatgttgaagcccccccccccctcactacgccctattccTCAATCATCtacgcccatgaaattgagctaaggattttgaataattcactcaaacataccaatgtggtaaatctaaaatatattaTGTTATTctggtatgctatatgaaatatcattggtacccatgcagtgttggcaaacaaaattatttttggcaattaattcgcTCTATCGTACTTTGAAtagctataacttgttttagagacattctaacaccatgcatccttcggcaaagttgttcagtataTCGTGGACTACACTTCGATCTAATTATAGGCATACTgcaagaagaattgtagtctgtaaaattgaaaattcaaaaaagtaggttttcccatactaatttccatacaaatttctaacgcaatgcgctacgccgggtcaaaaccaatcgaccccaaatgttgcacagttgtttgggaccccaaatggaaccaataAAGTTCTGTGATCGGTTGATGTAGTTATGATTAcgattttccatataacaatgtcccaccctaatacacATATATGTGAAAAATTATGAATGTTAAACTACGATATGTTGCATCTCTGTTCTAACCTCTGTATCCTATTCGCTCTATCTTCCCCCATACACTTAGATCAAAACGTCATCCCGCACGTAGCAATGAGTAACGCATCGATCACCACCGCCCATCGTCTTCCCTACCGTCGAGCTGCCCGATGGACCGGCTCGGTTCGTACGTTACCGGTGGGTCAACCTGCCCGTACAGCACCGATACCAGCTCGTCCGCTCAATCCTATGTGCGTCCATTCGACACAATAAGAGCACTGCACGAAACGATCGTATCGCTGCGGACAGCACTCGAAGAAAGCCGACAGGATAACGATCGGCTGCGCAAACAAATCAGCGTGAGGGACACCGTGGAAGAGGGGCGGAGTTTCCTGAGAAATCAAACGCTTCAACCTGAGAGTAGTATTCCCAGAACTTTAAAAGGCACGGAAGAAATAAATTTGACAAACGTACCTGAGTCGAAGAAGTCGAAAAAACTGAAGAAGAAAAAGAGTAAAGTACCTGCGGACGAAACAGCGGAAGATACAGGGTCAGCGCAGCACGAGCAAGACTCGTCTCCTGAGTTAGAAACAAAACAAGAATCGCCTCGAAAGAAACACTTCCAAAAAGATGGCACCCACCAGAAGGTATCTGTAGTGCCGGACATTCAGATCTTGTCACATCCTGCCTCCGGTCACTCGACGATGGCTTCCAGAATAGATGTTAAAATTAAGGTTTCTTCGAACATTAACGTCGAAGGTAGCAGCTCCGAAGCGAACTCTTCGGAAGCTACCAAAGATGAAGTGGGAGTTGAACACGAAACGAAAACATTCGAAACACCAGAGGATGAGGATAAAACCATTGGCGAAGAGTCGGAGGACCCGGCGGAAAATGTGACAGTTCGGGAGGAATTTGTCAAAGGTGATGCATCCAATCTGAAGATAAACTTAACCAATGAGGAAAATCTAAGCGTTACAAGGTCTACTGAAGGAATCAACATTAAGCAGAGGTCATCGGAAAATCTGCACGTCGACGTGGATCGGCAAAGTAACCCTTCGATTTCCGAGGGAGATAATTCGGTGTTCACAGAGGATGTCACTACTCCCGTCGAGCCGGATCCGGAGGGTGCCGTTGGGTACATAAAAACGACTAGAACTTCGGTGAAGAAAAGTGACTCCGAGAATCAAGAGGAAGTGGATGACATAGAATTGATCTTCTCGTCGGATGATAACAAGGATATCATTCAGGAAGATCTAGTTTCGATTTCTGACTACGAGCCGTGGCAGGAATCAGGACAATCGGGAACACCCGTTTTGCTAAAGTTTAGGCAACTTTCTTCGGATCAAGAATCGATCAAGAAAGACTCGATCGAGCGTAGTGATAGTGATACTGTGGAAGGTGAAGGATCAAATGGGGATCTACCGAAAGGAAAGAGCTTAGAAAGTCAAGATTCGCTTGGCGCAGACAATACGAAGAAAAGTTTAAATATCAGTACAAAGTCGTCTAGCTTGGAAAAGGACTCCAGTTTGGATTACGGAACCGGGAATGTAGGACGGGAGGAtagttttgaaattggtgctgcAAGTGGGACGACAGCTTTGGGGAAACGATGGACGAACTACAATGTGCTGATCGAGACAGACATTTCCAAGTGTGGAATAGCGGAGGATAACATATTGGAGATGGGAAGAAGGAATACCTGCCCCAATCCACCTGCGTATAGGTAAGCTATTTTGATAATACGAGAACCAAGTTGTGAATTTTCTTTTATTCACTTATTCGACACAGGCCTATCATCCATACCCGATCTCCAGCGGCCGTTTCGAACCGAAACCCACTGGCCGTCAAGTTTTCCAGAAGTCCCCGGACATATTCACCCCACCAGTATCTTCCACCGGGTAAAACGTTGCGTACGGTTACCATGGCCGACGCTACCGGTCGGTCCGTCAACTCCGAGGAGGCCAAACGATCCCGTGCGGCTCAAACGGACATAACGGCTCTTTCACAGCAGTGGCGTTCGGAGACACACCTTTCCGAGTCGGAGTTTGGTGCCGGTCTGTACACTCTGCCATCCAAGTTTGTTCCTCCATCGGCCACCGCCAGCCGGAAATATTCGCTCCGGTAAGAAGTGCGATGCTAACGTCAAGAGTTTGTTTGTTTACCGCTTCATcgatttttattattgttattattattacgTTTTGTGAGCGCACTGAAAGTATACAAACTCATACTCATCATCAACCGATAATAATATCTCAAGTTCTCGATTTTCATCATCTTTTGAGTTAACTTGATACTTTTCGTACGTTTTGTTTTCCCATTTTTATTTAAGGGTATGGTATCATGATCAATTTTTCTATATGAGAGTTAAATATTTGCTTGGTATGGTGATGCAATAACAAAAACCGAGAAGTACGAGCTGAGTACAGGTTGTGTGTAGCACAGTGCAAGTACGTTGGTAAGGGAATGAGGAGCAATATAATCTGGTGGAGCGAATTGATTACCCTTATTCTTCAAGCCAGTTACCACTTTTTTGTTCAGTCTGCTATTGATTATTTGATGTTAAGGGTGAGTCGATAATTATTGCGCCACTTTAGATTTATTGTTGAATCGAGTGTAGTTAtcgaaataaaaccaaaattttacatCAGGTCTCTTCAGTATTTTTACATTACATACGCCGATAAAATTTTAAGATgagcttcagttgaaccaaGGATATCAGGTGGCATGTTCATTGATATCTTTGATACAATGCTCGACATTTACAATTGACGCCCTTCTTTAAAGTCGACTGTACCATTTCCGATagaattttctcaattttttcactttctcatcatttcttgagcgttttttcaaaacgtcatatctgcaatgagttactctctttgtttactttctcttctgttaataattcggtcactttaacattcatccctcaactctttgcataatatgctagttaaaaccaccgtctttcgatctgtactgtaaaataagtgaaaagtgttatattgacgccgtaaaaatcgaaagagaaagtaaacaaagagagtaactcattgcagatatgacgttttgaaaaaacgctcaagatttcctCTTTGACCTCCATCTCTTCTTTAGACCTCCGAAGAAAGATTTTTGATTATGCTGTCTCAAAACCGCCAAACCGTTTGTGTAGGCACTCAGTTTTGTAAATCTCATCGGTTGTGTGCTCAGGAATAGTTCACTACGTTTGCCACAAATGCATACGCCTGCCAGCTGTCAACTTATTCAGTTTGAAACTGTCATCAAatgaaatatttctgacccGGCAACTGATTGCAATCCGCTACGACGTAGGTCTCATCATCAAAGACACAGCATCGGTATTTCATGAGCAGCGTTATGAAGATTTTCTAGCAACACTCTACTGacgcacggaaaaaaatccgctCATAAATTCACGAAccaaaaatcacgatttcgtgaaatcaacaatttacgaaaatcgagaGCAGCTTCCTGAAATTAAGAATAATAAACctagtattcatgaaactatttgtgttttcaaaatctTGTTCGCGCCAAAAATATACGATATTTGAATTCCAATGTTTGGTTGTGTTACTGTGGGTGTTTCCTgggcatgtttagtttttgttttgattctggttcatgatttgggCATACACTGGTTTGTATAAACCATATCTACTAGAAAAGAGCTGATAGAACATTAGTCATGAACTTCATCATTTATATTcacattatcgtgatatttttttCGCGAATTTCGTATAGGATATTACTGGCAgagtagtgtgatttatgttcatgatttatcaaaatattcgtaatttctcctTGTCTTATCGTGATATGCTATATTCTAATTACTATACGTGACAACATGAACCGGACCATAAAGGTGTGACTGATCCGCGATAATTTGTTTTATGTACTATATAACGAATacgatttgtggctctataatgtatttttttgtgttcagcgcagttttcgttttctatccagacatcacatTTTTTAATACACTTATTTGAAGtttctttttaaatagaatGTTACAAGTTTTCTTAAACATAATTATaactattattatattattaattTGTCTAAAACAAACACTTTAACTATTATCACTTTAATATTCGCTTTTTTTTCTTAGATTCttatatttcataatgatctagtttTTCTGAGcgcatttatttacattttttctgctattgtctgaacttaaaacaaaactgagtATTTTAGACCTTTTTatttggtgaatgattagcctagCATGAGAGTATAAGGAGATAAATCtaattaaattttgatagaTACTGTATGGATAGATAAAAacgatagataagttccatatATAGAGGATTGCAGtaagccaggatgtctctaacaggactatggattggtcttcctcggacttgtaaagaacctactaattgggatctggcttcacaaTATTCAGTgcacgaccaaacaacatgaTGAATGTCGttgtaaccctctccacaagcacaatgattaccctctgcgagcccaatacggtgcagatgcgcatctaaagtataatgattggacatgacacggatgaagtcccgacttacatccaaccctttgaaccatgccctcgttgatactttagggataattgagtggaGCCACCggcccagatctccattgtcccaatgCCAACTAGCAAGCATACTTAGACGAGAAgggctataaaattcattgaaaacgatggatctttcatatatttcaccgtCTAATGCACCCATCTTGGTTAAATTTTCAGCTTTCTTATTGCTCGTAATAGAGCAATGCGCCGGAACCCACAATAGGGTAAATTGATAACATGTTCTTTTTAGGTTACTGAGAAATTCTCgcatcttccccaaaaagaactTATCGTGGACATCACAttgaactttatcaaatgaataacaatgttcaaggtcctaatagttttcttatatcggCTGCTCGCACTTATTACTAGtagctagcagctggacataactagatgatatttcatgaaaaaatacaaattacaattacaatacatgatcaatattttccgattttttgaactatttcacgagcacgaatggtcagtcatTACTATtatgctaggaatcatgaactagttcacaaacaCATGAGAGATACTGACTTTTGGACGATCAGTCGTGACTAATAAATCATGAACCTGGTCACGAATACGTAAATAATATTTATTGATTCTATGCACTGGATGGATgattaatatattaggaataaCAAACTAGCTCACGATGATTGAAAGtgttcatgaataatattccgagtctcgttaaatagttcacgagaaaataccGTTTGATTTTGTGTACTGCTTCACAACAACGTGAACCAGCTCATGTTCAAGATGTAACAAATCATGAATCAGGTCACGTTGTATAGTCTGACTCTGAATAATGTTCCTAGATCTCACAAATTAACCATATAATAATATTCATGAACCAGACCACGTACAGAAAAtggatttggtaatgacatggtGGAAACCGCGACTGAAGTTCTCAAAACAAAATCGTAATgtaggcgttactgaagggaaatggaacataattaaaaaacacatgattttatTTCATGGTTCTGTTACCgcaacgtaaaaacgtgattgttccagaattcatggcactttattcatgatttttgaaacatttttttccatGCGTTCAGTTCGATTTAGGACTCAGCGCTCTCTCGATTTTTGTCTACTTTGTTCCCAGTTTACGTCCAGCTCTGTGCTTTTGGTCACCTGTCATCTGTTCCTGGAACCTTTGGTGGACCTTTGAGACGGCCGAATGATGTTCACTCTTTTTGTCCCATTTCGACCGGAATCTAACTGATAGCTTCCCAGCTGAACGGATGTGAGAAATTCGTTAGAAAGAAAAACTGACGTaacccacctagcagtgagatgaaacatttcgaacacatatcactgttggatcattcattagtttgcagatcTCACGCGAAGCATCCAGCTAGAGATGGAATgaacacagtttcgagtccCGCACAAATAAAATGTCGAATAACGTGAATATATTATAGGACaccaataaaacaaatgaaattgaaaaattataatgCCGTAAAgggaaaaaaagttatcaaatttttaaaatgagtagaaatattaacataaattaaatgaataaactaaataaatcaaatcagcTCAGCTCAGGCCCGTACCCAAGGGGAGGAATGGCTTACGAAAACGGACATCGGCATTGGGAGAAATTCTGCCGCCGGAAAACTCTCAGCACCAGTTAGTAGATAAATAGGAATGAGTACCGCCAAGAAGGATAGGAAACCCTGTGAAGATGGTTGTAAATAGACGTAAATCGTCTTGCTCGGCATCTCCGAATCGGTTCGCGACTcgacaggtgacgatatttgcaacTGACCTGAGCAGGTCATTTATACCATGAAAGTTTGACAGCAAACAAGAAACAGCATCAATGGAAAAAACACGAACGATTAACACGAAATAAAAAGCATAATCCCTCCTGAAGCAATACCTAACGGTGGCCCCGGAAGGATAAAGATTGGAAGGAACAAGATGTTTAGATTTAGTCGGTAGGCTTACTACAACCCACCACAGTAGGTATCTGACACTACCAGGAGCCAGCCAGCAGGCGGTGGTATCTGATCAAGATTCCTTCTTgataacagacattgtcccaatttgttgagtCAATTCGACACAAGACTCAGCCCTTCGGGACTCGGAAACATTTGATGGTTTCTATACCTTTCTTATATaaggaacgaaaaaatcaagctcattaaatgaagaattagacaataataaaaaagttatagaattaaaaagataaataaaattgagtcaaattaacaaattggttgaaatgaataaatggaATAATTGAACCGAATTGATGAGattaatgaaatgaagaaattgaataggaaaaaatgaataaaataaataaaatatatattataaataaaataaatgaaatagataaaatcaataaaaaaattaaaatagataatatggataaaattaataaaatcaataaaattaaacaaaataaatataatcaataaaattaataaatggaagaaaaaccgatttaatctacctagcagtaaaatgagacattttttacacatatcactgttggaacAATCACGCGAAGTTGGCAGATGggtaaaaataatacaaaatttaattaaaaaataataaagcaaaaaactgaAGCAAAATGGGTAGAATGATTAttataaatcaaatcaatcaaataaataaataaaattacatcCACTCTAATGAAAACTAGACAatattataaattaaattaaattgtaaataaatccataagaataaattaaattgattcaaacAAACAAATCGGATGAAATTATTAAAACAATGACTGAATAGAATTAATAAGATGAAGAAACTgatcaaaatatatgaaaaaataataaaacaataaatgaatgaaataaaataattgaataaaataaatgaaatgaactaaatgaattaacagaattaaataaattaaatgaacgcAATGAACGCATTGAACGCAATGAACGCAATGAACGCAATGAACGCCATGAACGCAATGAACGCGATGAACGCCATGAATGCAATGAACGCAATGAGCGTAATGAACACAATGAACGCAATGAACGTAATAAATACAAAGAACGCAatgaacgaaattaacgaaatgaatgcaatgaacgaaatgaacgaaatgaacgaaatgaacgaaatgaacgaaatgaacgaaatgaacgaaatgaacgaaatgaacgaaatgaacgaaatgaacgaaatgaacgaaatgaacgaaatgaacgaaatgaacgaaatgaacgaaatgaacgaaatgaacgaaatgaacgaaatgaacgaaatgaacgaaatgaacgaaatgaacgaaatgaacgaaatgaacgaaatgaacgaaatgaacgaaatgaacgaaatgaacgaaatgaacgaaatgaacgaaatgaacgaaatgaacgaaatgaacgaaatgaacgaaatgaacgaaatgaacgaaatgaacgaaatgaacgaaatgaacgaaatgaacgaaatgaacgaaatgaacgaaatgaacgaaatgaacgaaatgaacgaaatgaacgaaatgaacgaaatgaacgaaatgaacgaaatgaacgaaatgaacgaaatgaacgaaatgaacgaaatgaacgaaatgaac carries:
- the LOC131691348 gene encoding uncharacterized protein LOC131691348, giving the protein MDRLGSYVTGGSTCPYSTDTSSSAQSYVRPFDTIRALHETIVSLRTALEESRQDNDRLRKQISVRDTVEEGRSFLRNQTLQPESSIPRTLKGTEEINLTNVPESKKSKKLKKKKSKVPADETAEDTGSAQHEQDSSPELETKQESPRKKHFQKDGTHQKVSVVPDIQILSHPASGHSTMASRIDVKIKVSSNINVEGSSSEANSSEATKDEVGVEHETKTFETPEDEDKTIGEESEDPAENVTVREEFVKGDASNLKINLTNEENLSVTRSTEGINIKQRSSENLHVDVDRQSNPSISEGDNSVFTEDVTTPVEPDPEGAVGYIKTTRTSVKKSDSENQEEVDDIELIFSSDDNKDIIQEDLVSISDYEPWQESGQSGTPVLLKFRQLSSDQESIKKDSIERSDSDTVEGEGSNGDLPKGKSLESQDSLGADNTKKSLNISTKSSSLEKDSSLDYGTGNVGREDSFEIGAASGTTALGKRWTNYNVLIETDISKCGIAEDNILEMGRRNTCPNPPAYRPIIHTRSPAAVSNRNPLAVKFSRSPRTYSPHQYLPPGKTLRTVTMADATGRSVNSEEAKRSRAAQTDITALSQQWRSETHLSESEFGAGLYTLPSKFVPPSATASRKYSLRPSDKTQEARRVLLSDINFTSMVPELSRSADHLCQQEENNENQSPNYCKGKLLKTPETVKGIPPSFSMTSPGVSQWTVNESSIATQTTQTEAYWADRGDSFDSSKSYSLGSRYSTLSKHHRSRSVPSIRCAICRQGHQSTTLRPSESMHYTPRVTFQEPSHKIRGSLPDLRHDCNCPRRYGGPSLYRIHGDSGGSTDSLLEEAEEFLRRSIEGNIMLEDPGGHCEPPLPPAPVQLIAGPAKHRRCSENDIQRDYIPSKHALPFLPKTAKCLKPGHLAKVISRNGRVVVGRVRYIGPLAGCSVGDADEKYVGLQLPNNLGECDGSIDGRKFFDCDPLHGIFVPFKKVVMAWNS